Within Marinomonas mediterranea MMB-1, the genomic segment CGATAATTGATGTTTGGCGTTTGAATTGGATGAATCCTATCCAATTCCGCAGATTTTGATATAAAAGTTAAAAAAAACGCAAAAAACTCTTCCCTTTTCAGATTCATATAGTAATATACGCACCCGCTGACAGAGACAGTGTCTTGTTCAGCGTGCGGGGCGTAGCGCAGCCTGGTAGCGCACTAGCATGGGGTGCTAGTGGTCGCAGGTTCAAATCCTGCCGTCCCGACCAGAAACGGAAAAGCCGATATAGCTCAGTTGGTAGAGCATCTGACTTGTAATCAGAGGGTCCCGAGTTCGACTCTTGGTGTCGGCACCATTTCTTGGTAAATACAATTTGTTTTAGTTCTTTATGCCGGTATAGCTCAGTTGGTAGAGCATCTGACTTGTAATCAGAGGGTCCCGAGTTCGACTCTTGGTGCCGGCACCATCTCTAAGCGAGTTTCTCGCCGAGTTTGTAAAAGAAATAAAGCATGTTTGCCGGTATAGCTCAGTTGGTAGAGCATCTGACTTGTAATCAGAGGGTCCCGAGTTCGACTCTTGGTGCCGGCACCATTACATCGCAAAACATATCTGCCGGTATAGCTCAGTTGGTAGAGCATCTGACTTGTAATCAGAGGGTCCCGAGTTCGACTCTTGGTGCCGGCACCATGCGATTGATGTTTCCCCATAAGCTAGCAATAGCTCAAACGGGTGTGTAGCTCAGTTGGGAGAGCGTCGCCCTTACAAGGCGAATGTCGGGAGTTCGAACCTCTCCACACCCACCACTTATTTGACAGTGGGCTTATGAAGGTAAGTAAAAGTTAAATAGATATGGAGCGGTAGTTCAGTTGGTTAGAATACCTGCCTGTCACGCAGGGGGTCGCGGGTTCGAGTCCCGTCCGTTCCGCCATCTTCTTTAGAGGATGTAAAACGCAAAAGCTAGCAATAGCTTAAGCGGGTGTGTAGCTCAGTTGGGAGAGCGTCGCCCTTACAAGGCGAATGTCGGGAGTTCGAACCTCTCCACACCCACCACTTATTTGACAGTGGGCTTACGAAGGTAAGTAAAAGTTAAATAGATCTGGAGCGGTAGTTCAGTTGGTTAGAATACCTGCCTGTCACGCAGGGGGTCGCGGGTTCGAGTCCCGTCCGTTCCGCCATCTTCTTTAGAGGATGTAAAACGCAAAAGCTAGCAATAGCTCAAGCGGGTGTGTAGCTCAGTTGGGAGAGCGTCGCCCTTACAAGGCGAATGTCGGGAGTTCGAACCTCTCCACACCCACCACTTATTTGACAGTGGGCTTACGAAGGTAAGTGAAAGTTAAATAGATCTGGAGCGGTAGTTCAGTTGGTTAGAATACCTGCCTGTCACGCAGGGGGTCGCGGGTTCGAGTCCCGTCCGTTCCGCCATCTTATTTAGAGGATGTAAAACGCAAAAGCTAGCAATAGCTCAAGCGGGTGTGTAGCTCAGTTGGGAGAGCGTCGCCCTTACAAGGCGAATGTCGGGAGTTCGAACCTCTCCACACCCACCACTTATTTGACAGTGGGCTTACGAAGGTAAGTAAAAGTTAAATAGATCTGGAGCGGTAGTTCAGTTGGTTAGAATACCTGCCTGTCACGCAGGGGGTCGCGGGTTCGAGTCCCGTCCGTTCCGCCATCTTCTTTAGAGGATGTAAAACGCAAAAGCTAGCAATAGCTCAAGCGGGTGTGTAGCTCAGTTGGGAGAGCGTCGCCCTTACAAGGCGAATGTCGGGAGTTCGAACCTCTCCACACCCACCACTTATTTGACAGTGGGCTTACGAAGGTAAGTGAAAGTTAAATAGATCTGGAGCGGTAGTTCAGTTGGTTAGAATACCTGCCTGTCACGCAGGGGGTCGCGGGTTCGAGTCCCGTCCGTTCCGCCATTTTCTTTCTCAGAAAATGGATACGCAAAAGCTAATCATAGCTTAAGCGGGTGTGTAGCTCAGTTGGGAGAGCGTCGCCCTTACAAGGCGAATGTCGGGAGTTCGAACCTCTCCACACCCACCAGTATTAATCTCCGATTTACTTCTAATTATTTGAACATCCTCTTTGACTGTTCTAGTCACAAATCATTTCTATATCGTGTCATTCCTAATCTTGTTTTATTCGTTCCTTAGAACGATTTAAATTATTCGCCTAATAAGCTTCTCTATGCACGTCGTACTCTCTACACAGCGCTCTCTGAAAGTGCATAAGAGCAGCATGCAATCGCCTGTCTCTCGTATAGCAGCATCTTATAGCACTACATCTGATAAGACTGGTTCACGCCCTCCTTAAGCACTGATAGGCAGCTAAATCCCGCCTAAGAGCCTTGTCATATCGATTTTTCCTTATTTGACTCTCTTACTCGTAGGGGAGAAATATAGGATCTCGTCTCATTCGTCTGTATTATAAAAATAGGGCTAGAGTGGCATTGCCCGCCGCCGCAGAAGAGCTAAATCTTACACGCAGTGCGGTAAGTCATCAGTTAAGCATGTTGGAAGATGTGGTTGGTTTTCCATTAACAAAACGAGATGGTCGGGGGTTAGTCCTAACCCAGAAAGGCAAAAGTTACGCGATAGAAGCCAAAAAAGCACTGATGATTTTGCTTGAGGCGTCTCATGTCAACGATGGAGAGGAAGTCACGGGGGAGCTGATAGTGAGCTGTGCGCCGGGCCTCGCTAATTATTGGTTGTGCCATAAAATCTCGACTTTTACTAACAAGTCTATGCAAGGAACCCGACCTCCGTTCCGTCAAATAGGTTCATACTAGACGCTCAATTAGCTATTACTCCGCTCGCGGTGATCCATCCGCTCACTATGTCAGAGAGGTCGGATTAAAGTGCTGGAATCGAAAACAACTAAGGTGAGATTAATCGGCGTTCGGTAGAGCGGTTAAAATTATTCGCCTTCTCTAAAAGTACGCAAGAACACCAGTCTCATAATTCCTGCCTTGCTTTCTGTGTCCTCATGGCTCTTATCAGCGTATAGACGCCTGTACCGAGTACCACGCCCCAAAAGGCGGATCCTATACCAAGTAGTTGAATACCAGAGGCAGTTGTCATAAATGTAATAGTCGCTGCATCAATATTAGATTTATCTTCTAACGCTAGACTAAGGCTATTAAATATTGCTCCAAGTAGAGCCAACCCTGCGATAATTGCGATCATTTGAGCTGGAAAAGTAGTAAAGAACAGAACAATACTCCCAGCGAAAATACCGCCTATTAGATAAAAAACACCATTGAAAATACCAGCTATGTAGCGTTTATTGTGGTCTGGATGCGCATCTGGGCTGGTGCAAATAGGAGCGGTAATGGCAGCGATTACGGTGGTTATCCCTCCAAAAAAAGCGATGGGGAGAGAGACGAGCCCAAGTACACTGATAACGGGGCGGGTCGGTACGTGATAGTTAAATGTTTTTAGAATGGTAAACCCCGGTAAGAACTGCCCTGTAAGACTAACAATGACGAGCGGAAGTGCGAGGCTAAAGGTGGATGACCAGCTCCACTGTGGTGATATCCAAATAGGCGATGCTAATTGCCATGTGAAGTGGCTGAAATCGGCGTGTAAAACAGTAATAGATAAAATGCTGCATAAGACAACCAGTAATATTAAACAATAGGTCTTACTGATGGCTTTAAAAACAACAAAGCCAATAAGCATCAAAAACGTCAAAACCGGAACACTGTTGAACGCCTGAAAGGCAGAGATTCCAAAGTTGAATAGAATCCCGGCCATCATTGCGGCGGCAACGCTTTTGGGAATCCAACGAATAACGGCGTCAAACCATCCACTGATGCCGATGCAAAAGATGATAATCGCTGCGGTAATATAGGCGCCAACGGCCTCATTTAAACTAAGGTTGGGAAACAAGGTGACAAGTAACGCCGTTCCCGGAGCAGACCAAGCGGTAATAATCGGAATTCGAAAGTAAATGCTAAGGGCAATGCCACTGATCGCAGCGCCAATGGATATTGCGAACACCCAGGATGTCATCATTTCTTGTGAAATATTAGCGCTGTTAGCCGCTTGGAAGAAAATCGCCAAGGGTCCAGAATAGGAAACAAGAACCGCGACTAATCCTGCTGTTATTGTGGATATGTGTAAGTCTTTTAACATACGATCATCTCCTAAGCCTAGCTATAAAGTGAGTTATATAATTGATGGTTCCGGTTATGTTTTTACGGCGATGGCTTTCACTTCCAGAAAATACCCTGGGATACCGCACAAAGACGCTGCGCCAATGGCGGTCCAAGCAGGGAGACAATCACCAAAATACAGGTCGCGTATTTCCATATAGAGCGGGAGGTCTCTCATATCTGTGTGGTAGCTTGTTACCTCGACAACATGGCTGAACGTCATACCTGCTTCTTCCAGTACCGCTTTCATATTGTCAAAACATTGAATGAATTGCTGACGTCTATCTTCCACCAATTGGCGCTCTGCATTTCGACCTATTTGCCCTGATATGTAGAGAGTATTACCTACTAATACAGCAGGCGCATAGCCAATATCATCGCGAACAAACTCCATTCCTTTTGGTACGATCGCTTTGCGTTTTGTTGTCGTCATCACCTTATCTCCTTTCGAAAGTGCTTGTTTAAAAGCACTTGATTAAAAAGCCTTCGTTACAAATACCGCCGTTTTAAAATAATTGGTATCAACGTATTGAAACAGGGCAAACCACTCATTGAGTGGCTGGCTGGATACCTAGCTGGGCTGGATGCCTAACTTAGCTAAATAACTAGATAGCTAACCTAAATCGCCACCGCCAACGGGAAGAAGGGAACCTGTTAAGTATGAAGACTCGTCGCTTGCGAAGAACAAAATGACATTCGCCTGTTCCTCGGTTGAGCTATAACGACCCATTAACGATGAATCGATGGTTTGGTCGACAATTTCTTGATACCAAATTTTTTCTTGTTCGGACATTGCCTCTAGGTTACGGGGTATTTTTCGCTCACCGACATCGGTGCCGCCGGGTGCTACGGCGTTCACTCGAATCCCATGTTTAGCATTTTCAAAGGCTAAAGAAGCGGTCATGGCGTTAACGCCTCCCTTAGCGGCAGAGTAGGGCGTGCGGTTGATGCTGCGGGTCGCGATGGAAGACACATTGATTATGTTGCCCGATTTTTGTCTTTGCATCGTCTCTAGTACAGCATGACAACACCACAAAGTAGGGTAGAGTGAGCGTCGTATTTCCGCTTCAATTTGAGCTTCCTCATAATGTTCAAACGGTTTGGCCCAAATAGTACCGCCCACATTGTTAATTAAAATATCAATCCGGCCGAACTTTTCGACAGAGGCGTTTATGGCGTTGTGGCTGTCGGTAAATTTTTCTAAATCAGCAATAATAACCAACACATCTTCCGCACCTGCGGCTTTTGCTTCTTCCGCGACATCGTAAATCAGCTCTGAGCGATCCAGCAGTACTAACGTCGCATGTTCCTGTGCCATTTGCAGAGCCACTTGGCGACCAATGCTTTGTGCTGACCCAGTCACCACAGCTACCTTATTTTCGAAACGGGGTGCTCTCATCTTGTCCTCCTTTAATGGCTGCTCGCGGCGAATTTTTCATAGTAAAAGTTAACGGGTGTAATGTCTTTTTCGTTCATGAATTGACTCACTGCTTCGACCATAGGCGGTGGTCCACACAGATAAATATCCAGATCGCCATCGTTCAAATGAGACGGTGAAATATGTTGAGTGACATAGCCCTTTAGTGGCCAGTTACTCTCTTCAGATGCAACACAGGCACTAAAAGTAACCTGCTCCATGGTGGACGTCAGCGCTTCTAGCTTTTCCATTTCGACTAAGTCGGCATCGTGGGTAACGCCATAGATGAGATGAATCGGGTGATTTGTTCCTGTTGCCTTAATGCTCTCTAGCATGGCGAGAAAAGGGGCCAATCCGGTACCGCCCGCTAGCATTAACACGGGACGCTTTATATCGCGCAAATAGAAACTGCCAAAGGGGCCACTCAAAGTAAGGCTGTCGCCTATCTTTGCTGTTTCTGCCATAAACGTACTCATGAGACCGTTTGGCACCATACGTATCAGAAAGGAGGCGGCGTCATTTTCTTTTTGAACGAGCGAACTAAAAGAATAGGCGCGTTTTTGGTCTGTCTCTGGCACATGGACATTGACATACTGGCCAGGCAAGAAGTTCATCGACTGCACTTGATCGCCCGCGATGCTAAAACTGAGGGTAGAATCTGACAGACGTTTAATGTCGAAAATTGTCCCCGTAATGTCTTCTTGCGCACTGCGGACACACACTTCTGACGATGCTGGAACCGAAATCGCGCAATCGGTTTCTAATCGCATGCAGCAAGTTAATACCATTCCTGCTTCTACTTCTTCGTCGGATAAGGCATCTTCTATATAGCCTTCCATTTCAAATTGACCTGATTCAGATTTGCATTTACAGGTTCCGCAAGCGCCGTCGCGACAATCCATGGGGATGTTTAAGCCAGAGCGATACGCTGCGTCTGCAACCGTTTCTCCAGAAAGTGTTTGCACAAAACGGGTGACGCCGTCTTCAAAATTGAGTGCGATTTTATACATAGAAATCACCTTGAGCCCCTTTCATGGGGCGGCTTTTTGTTATTCTGTTACCTAAAATATACGGTGTTTTGAGTCCAAATTAACGCGGCGTTCGCCGTCTCGCTAAACGTGATAAACATCGATAACGTGGTGGATGTAGTCGTTTACCAAGATGATTTTCTTGCGCTTAATTTGTATTTGACCGTCTTCATTCGTGACCAAGGTGATAGACGTTGTACCAAAGTACGTGTCGACGGTTTGATATCGATAGCTGTTGGTGCACCAGTTGTAGCGAACCTCAGTACTGTCCCCTGAGCTGTTCATGATCTCGATATTATTGATCATATGGCTGGTTCTGGCTTCCGGCAGACTGGATGCGCTGGAGCGCTCGGTTTTGATGCGAAAAATACGATCTTCTAAACCGCCCTTGTGGGGGTAGTACATAAGAGACACTTCTCTTTGTGGGTCGGTAACAAGCTCACCGTCGTCGTCCCAACTGGGCATCCAGTAATCCACCTCAGGGTGGTAATAGGTTAGCCACTCATCCCATTGTTTGTCATCAAGGCAGCGAGCTTCCGCGTATAGGAAATTACGTACTTCATCGTATTGAATCGTCATGGTGTGCTCCTTATTGCTGCTCATTATCTTTTTGAATGGCACTGGTCATCGTCTCGACCCAATATTGATGCTGAGTTTTAAACAGGCCTTCGTCTTCGGACTTTCTACCGCTCAGAAGCGGGTTTAAATTAATCTTCTCTGCGGCTTCATCTGGCCCTTTCACCCAGTGCTCAGCACCCCGAGACAAATCATTCCAAGGAAGGTCAGACGCAAGAAAGCCTTGCTGACACGAGCGGAATTCTTCTAAATCGTCTGGTGTCGCCATACCGGAAGCGTTAAAGAAATCTTCATATTGACGGATGCGTTGAGCACGAGCGGTATCGCTTTCGCCTTTAGGGGCAATGCAATAAATCGTCACTTCCGTTTGGTTGGCCGAGATAGGGCGGAAGGTCCGAATTTGAGAGCTGAATTGATCCATTAAAAAGACGTTAGGGTAGAGGCATAAATTGCGAAGGTTAGAGATCATCCAGTCTGCTTTTTCGACACCAAAGTCTTTTTCAAGCGCCGCGCGGCGTTCTGCTAATGGCCGATCTTCGGGGTTAGGCCAGCGCAGCCATAGTAAAATATGACCCTGTTCAAACGCGTAGAAGCCACCTTGTTGCTTGTTCCAAGTGCTTGCATCCATGGCTTTGGTTTCATCTTCCACTGGGCCTAATTTACGTCGTGAAGTAGTGGCAACATAGTTCCAATGCACGGAAGACACATGATAGCCATCCGCGCCGTTTTCGGCTTGCATCTTCCAGTTGCCATCATAGGTATAGGTGGAGGAGCCTCTGAGTACTTCTAACCCTTGTGGTGATTGGTCGACAATCATATCGATGATTTTCGCCGCTTCGCCAAGGTGTTCGGTCAGGGGTTTAACATCGGGATTGATACTGCCGAACAAGAAGCCTCGATAAGACTCAAAGCACGCGACTTTTTTTAGATTATGCGAGCCATCACAGTTAAACGAAGCAGGATAACCCGCGTCTGTCGCGTCTTTTACCTTAATCAGCTTACCTGAGTTGTTGAAACTCCAACCGTGGAAAGGGCAGGTCATTACGGACTTGTTGCCTTTTTTTGTCCGACAAAGCATCGCGCCTCTGTGGCTACACGCATTGATAAAACAATTCAGCTCGTCGTCTTTATTGCGAGTAATAAAAATGGGTTGGCGTCCCATATAGCCAGTGAAAAAGTCGTTCTTATTTGGAATTTGGCTTTCATGAGCCAGATAAATCCAGTTGCCTTCAAAAATGTGCTTCATCTCAAGGTCAAACAGTTCTGGATCAGTAAACATATCTCGACGTGCGCGATAAAGACCTTTGTCTGTATCGACTTCCATCATACTTTTTATTTTTGTAATAAGTTCGTTATGCATTGTCATGCCCTCCTGATTTATAAACAGGTTAGGCTTTGAGATTGAGGGTCACTATCCAGCTTGTGTTTTTCTCTATCCTTTATCTGCAAAAAAGCGTTCAAGTTGAAACAATGGGCA encodes:
- a CDS encoding 1,6-dihydroxycyclohexa-2,4-diene-1-carboxylate dehydrogenase, yielding MRAPRFENKVAVVTGSAQSIGRQVALQMAQEHATLVLLDRSELIYDVAEEAKAAGAEDVLVIIADLEKFTDSHNAINASVEKFGRIDILINNVGGTIWAKPFEHYEEAQIEAEIRRSLYPTLWCCHAVLETMQRQKSGNIINVSSIATRSINRTPYSAAKGGVNAMTASLAFENAKHGIRVNAVAPGGTDVGERKIPRNLEAMSEQEKIWYQEIVDQTIDSSLMGRYSSTEEQANVILFFASDESSYLTGSLLPVGGGDLG
- a CDS encoding LysR family transcriptional regulator, producing MALPAAAEELNLTRSAVSHQLSMLEDVVGFPLTKRDGRGLVLTQKGKSYAIEAKKALMILLEASHVNDGEEVTGELIVSCAPGLANYWLCHKISTFTNKSMQGTRPPFRQIGSY
- the benC gene encoding benzoate 1,2-dioxygenase electron transfer component BenC; amino-acid sequence: MYKIALNFEDGVTRFVQTLSGETVADAAYRSGLNIPMDCRDGACGTCKCKSESGQFEMEGYIEDALSDEEVEAGMVLTCCMRLETDCAISVPASSEVCVRSAQEDITGTIFDIKRLSDSTLSFSIAGDQVQSMNFLPGQYVNVHVPETDQKRAYSFSSLVQKENDAASFLIRMVPNGLMSTFMAETAKIGDSLTLSGPFGSFYLRDIKRPVLMLAGGTGLAPFLAMLESIKATGTNHPIHLIYGVTHDADLVEMEKLEALTSTMEQVTFSACVASEESNWPLKGYVTQHISPSHLNDGDLDIYLCGPPPMVEAVSQFMNEKDITPVNFYYEKFAASSH
- a CDS encoding RidA family protein yields the protein MTTTKRKAIVPKGMEFVRDDIGYAPAVLVGNTLYISGQIGRNAERQLVEDRRQQFIQCFDNMKAVLEEAGMTFSHVVEVTSYHTDMRDLPLYMEIRDLYFGDCLPAWTAIGAASLCGIPGYFLEVKAIAVKT
- the benB gene encoding benzoate 1,2-dioxygenase small subunit: MTIQYDEVRNFLYAEARCLDDKQWDEWLTYYHPEVDYWMPSWDDDGELVTDPQREVSLMYYPHKGGLEDRIFRIKTERSSASSLPEARTSHMINNIEIMNSSGDSTEVRYNWCTNSYRYQTVDTYFGTTSITLVTNEDGQIQIKRKKIILVNDYIHHVIDVYHV
- the benA gene encoding benzoate 1,2-dioxygenase large subunit, whose translation is MHNELITKIKSMMEVDTDKGLYRARRDMFTDPELFDLEMKHIFEGNWIYLAHESQIPNKNDFFTGYMGRQPIFITRNKDDELNCFINACSHRGAMLCRTKKGNKSVMTCPFHGWSFNNSGKLIKVKDATDAGYPASFNCDGSHNLKKVACFESYRGFLFGSINPDVKPLTEHLGEAAKIIDMIVDQSPQGLEVLRGSSTYTYDGNWKMQAENGADGYHVSSVHWNYVATTSRRKLGPVEDETKAMDASTWNKQQGGFYAFEQGHILLWLRWPNPEDRPLAERRAALEKDFGVEKADWMISNLRNLCLYPNVFLMDQFSSQIRTFRPISANQTEVTIYCIAPKGESDTARAQRIRQYEDFFNASGMATPDDLEEFRSCQQGFLASDLPWNDLSRGAEHWVKGPDEAAEKINLNPLLSGRKSEDEGLFKTQHQYWVETMTSAIQKDNEQQ
- a CDS encoding benzoate/H(+) symporter BenE family transporter; translation: MLKDLHISTITAGLVAVLVSYSGPLAIFFQAANSANISQEMMTSWVFAISIGAAISGIALSIYFRIPIITAWSAPGTALLVTLFPNLSLNEAVGAYITAAIIIFCIGISGWFDAVIRWIPKSVAAAMMAGILFNFGISAFQAFNSVPVLTFLMLIGFVVFKAISKTYCLILLVVLCSILSITVLHADFSHFTWQLASPIWISPQWSWSSTFSLALPLVIVSLTGQFLPGFTILKTFNYHVPTRPVISVLGLVSLPIAFFGGITTVIAAITAPICTSPDAHPDHNKRYIAGIFNGVFYLIGGIFAGSIVLFFTTFPAQMIAIIAGLALLGAIFNSLSLALEDKSNIDAATITFMTTASGIQLLGIGSAFWGVVLGTGVYTLIRAMRTQKARQEL